In Micromonospora purpureochromogenes, a single window of DNA contains:
- a CDS encoding LysR family transcriptional regulator has product MKVPLDLLRSFLAVHRSGSITAAAELLGLAQPTVTAQLRALEEAVGRPLFDRVPRGVLPTPAGDELARRVADPLDRLDAVLADDPATPYPRTVFLGGPAEFLAELALPAVAGLVAEGLELRVSAGLPEQLLDDVAAGRLDLVVSSVRPRRRGLAAEPLYDEEFALVAAPAWGERLPDPVTPQALRDVSLVAYAEEAPILRRWWRTVFDTRLTRTPNLVVADLRAVLAAVVAGAGASVLPTYLCRGELASGALRPLSSPAVPPLNTLFLAARPAVAGRREVQAVRRALLTAAAGW; this is encoded by the coding sequence GTGAAGGTGCCGCTCGACCTGCTCCGCAGCTTCCTGGCCGTGCACCGGTCCGGTTCGATCACCGCCGCCGCGGAGCTGCTCGGGCTGGCCCAGCCGACGGTCACCGCCCAGCTCCGCGCGCTGGAGGAGGCGGTGGGCCGGCCGCTCTTCGACCGGGTGCCGAGGGGCGTACTGCCCACCCCGGCCGGCGACGAGCTGGCCCGCCGGGTGGCCGATCCGCTGGACCGCCTCGACGCCGTGCTCGCCGACGACCCGGCCACGCCGTACCCGCGGACGGTCTTCCTCGGCGGGCCGGCCGAGTTCCTCGCGGAGCTGGCGCTGCCGGCGGTGGCCGGTCTGGTCGCCGAGGGCCTGGAGCTGCGGGTCTCCGCGGGGCTGCCCGAGCAGCTCCTGGACGACGTCGCCGCCGGCCGGCTCGACCTGGTGGTGAGCAGCGTGCGCCCCCGGCGGCGGGGGCTGGCTGCCGAGCCGCTCTACGACGAGGAGTTCGCCCTTGTCGCGGCGCCCGCCTGGGGCGAGCGGCTGCCCGACCCGGTGACCCCGCAGGCGCTGCGGGACGTGTCGCTGGTCGCCTACGCGGAGGAGGCGCCGATCCTGCGCCGCTGGTGGCGGACGGTCTTCGACACCCGGCTCACCCGTACGCCGAACCTGGTGGTGGCCGACCTGCGCGCGGTGCTGGCGGCCGTGGTGGCCGGCGCCGGGGCGAGCGTGCTGCCGACGTACCTGTGCCGGGGTGAGCTGGCTTCCGGCGCGCTGCGTCCGCTGTCGAGCCCGGCGGTGCCGCCGCTCAACACGCTCTTCCTGGCCGCCCGGCCCGCGGTGGCGGGGCGGCGCGAGGTGCAGGCGGTGCGACGGGCGCTGCTGACGGCGGCGGCCGGCTGGTAG
- a CDS encoding M4 family metallopeptidase — protein sequence MKRTLAAVSALLLTSGMLTCVATAAQAAPTAPAPDTSPAARAESLLHSDPGAVQGASGESYQAVRTKVDASGASHTRYTRTYQGLRVYGGDFVIHTTPTGGYAGSSVGLAAPLTLATAAKVTPARAKATARKAFSGKLESVGAPELFVDASSGTGRLAYETVLSGWHTDGQTPSRLHVISDAVNGKVIGSYDEIEMVAGTGNSIYSGTVSIDTTLSGSTYQMIDPSHGNGSTCDMNNGTSTCTTFTDADNTWGNGTNSNRQSAAVDAHFGAAKTFDYFKNVHARNGIFGNGTGVPSRVHYGSNYVNAFWDGSRMTYGDGSSNARPLVSLDVAGHEMSHGVTENVVPGGLTYSGESGGINEATSDIFGTMVEFYANTTADPGDYQIGEKININGNGTPLRYMYDPALDGSSDRCWTTSTKNKDVHYSSGPANHFFFNLAEGTGSTAYGTSPVCGSAPAVTGIGRAKAEKIWFRALDVYFTSNTSYVNNTTPSNTARAYSLRAATDLYGNCSTEYKAVQAAWTAVAVSGNDAPCSSTGNDFSVSLSPTSGSVTAGGSVSTTVATATTGGTAQTVTFSASGLPTGATATFNPTSVTSGGSSTLTIATSASTPAGTYSVTVTGAGSVNRTATYTLTVNGTGGGCTGAGQKLGNPGFESGTTPWASTSGVIGSFTGQPARTGTRNAWLDGYGSTHTDTLSQAVTLPAGCTSYNFTFWLHIDSAETTTGTAYDTFKVQVLNSSGTVLATLATYSNLNKAAGYSQKSFSLASYAGQTVTLKFTGTEDSSLQTSFVVDDTAVNVS from the coding sequence GTGAAAAGAACCCTCGCCGCCGTCAGCGCATTGCTGCTTACCAGCGGCATGCTGACCTGCGTCGCCACCGCAGCGCAGGCGGCCCCCACCGCCCCCGCCCCGGACACCTCACCCGCAGCTCGTGCTGAGAGCCTGCTCCACAGCGACCCCGGCGCCGTCCAGGGCGCCAGCGGAGAGTCGTACCAGGCCGTCCGCACGAAGGTGGACGCCAGCGGGGCGTCGCACACCCGCTACACCCGCACCTACCAGGGCCTCCGCGTCTACGGTGGCGACTTCGTCATCCACACGACGCCCACCGGCGGCTACGCCGGCTCCTCGGTCGGCCTCGCCGCGCCGCTCACCCTCGCCACCGCCGCGAAGGTCACGCCGGCCAGAGCCAAGGCGACGGCCAGGAAGGCGTTCTCCGGCAAGCTGGAGAGCGTCGGTGCCCCGGAGCTCTTCGTCGACGCCAGCTCCGGCACGGGCCGCCTCGCCTACGAGACGGTGCTCTCCGGCTGGCACACCGACGGCCAGACCCCGTCCCGGCTGCACGTCATCAGCGACGCCGTGAACGGCAAGGTGATCGGCTCGTACGACGAGATCGAGATGGTCGCGGGCACCGGCAACAGCATCTACTCGGGCACGGTCAGCATCGACACGACGCTCTCCGGCAGCACGTACCAGATGATCGACCCGTCGCACGGCAACGGCTCCACCTGCGACATGAACAACGGCACGTCGACCTGTACGACGTTCACCGACGCGGACAACACCTGGGGCAACGGCACCAACTCCAACCGGCAGTCCGCCGCCGTCGACGCGCACTTCGGCGCGGCCAAGACGTTCGACTACTTCAAGAACGTGCACGCCCGCAACGGCATCTTCGGCAACGGCACCGGTGTGCCGAGCCGGGTGCACTACGGCAGCAACTACGTCAACGCCTTCTGGGACGGCTCCCGGATGACCTACGGCGACGGTTCGAGCAACGCCCGCCCGCTGGTCTCCCTCGACGTGGCCGGCCACGAGATGAGCCACGGCGTCACCGAGAACGTGGTGCCGGGCGGCCTGACCTACTCCGGCGAGTCCGGTGGCATCAACGAGGCCACCAGCGACATCTTCGGCACGATGGTCGAGTTCTACGCCAACACCACCGCCGACCCGGGTGACTACCAGATCGGCGAGAAGATCAACATCAACGGCAACGGCACGCCGCTCCGCTACATGTACGACCCGGCGCTGGACGGCTCGTCCGACCGGTGCTGGACCACCAGCACCAAGAACAAGGACGTGCACTACTCGTCCGGCCCGGCCAACCACTTCTTCTTCAACCTGGCCGAGGGCACCGGCTCCACCGCGTACGGCACCTCGCCGGTCTGCGGCTCCGCCCCCGCGGTGACCGGCATCGGTCGCGCCAAGGCGGAGAAGATCTGGTTCCGCGCCCTGGATGTGTACTTCACCTCCAACACCTCGTACGTCAACAACACCACGCCGTCGAACACCGCCCGGGCCTACAGCCTCCGCGCGGCGACCGACCTGTACGGCAACTGCTCCACCGAGTACAAGGCCGTCCAGGCGGCGTGGACCGCGGTGGCCGTCTCCGGCAACGACGCGCCCTGCTCGTCGACCGGTAACGACTTCTCCGTCTCGCTCTCCCCGACCTCCGGCTCGGTGACCGCGGGCGGCTCGGTCTCCACCACCGTCGCCACCGCCACCACCGGTGGCACCGCGCAGACCGTGACGTTCTCCGCGTCCGGCCTGCCGACCGGCGCGACCGCCACGTTCAACCCGACCTCGGTCACCTCGGGCGGCTCGTCGACCCTCACCATCGCCACCTCGGCCAGCACCCCGGCCGGCACCTACTCGGTGACGGTCACCGGCGCCGGCTCGGTGAACCGGACGGCGACCTACACGCTGACCGTCAACGGCACCGGTGGCGGCTGCACCGGCGCGGGCCAGAAGCTCGGCAACCCCGGCTTCGAGTCCGGCACCACCCCGTGGGCGTCGACCTCGGGCGTCATCGGCTCGTTCACCGGCCAGCCCGCCCGTACCGGCACCCGCAACGCCTGGCTGGACGGCTACGGCAGCACCCACACCGACACGCTCTCGCAGGCGGTGACCCTGCCGGCCGGGTGCACGTCGTACAACTTCACCTTCTGGCTGCACATCGACTCGGCGGAGACCACCACCGGCACCGCGTACGACACCTTCAAGGTGCAGGTGCTCAACTCCTCCGGCACGGTACTGGCGACCCTGGCGACCTACTCGAACCTGAACAAGGCCGCCGGGTACTCGCAGAAGTCGTTCTCGCTGGCCTCGTACGCCGGCCAGACCGTCACCCTGAAGTTCACCGGCACCGAGGACTCCTCGCTCCAGACGTCCTTCGTGGTCGACGACACCGCGGTCAACGTCTCCTGA
- a CDS encoding enoyl-CoA hydratase/isomerase family protein, with product MSVSDAELTVEVTGAVATVTIRNPARRNAMTPDMWRRLPVLLDALEADPAVRALVLTGADGTFCAGADLGDLDELLDAGDHSIAVVAEERLAAFAKPTVAAVQGPCVGGGCQLAVACDLRLAAPDARFGVPPARLGLVYPAPTTRRLTRLVGPATAKFLLFTAELIDAERALRVGLVDEVVDDLAGRVAAITTAIAQRSQLSVAAAKEIVDDRAGPARIAWWHRKVRDSGEAREGIAAHRERRAPNFAWSPSDRP from the coding sequence GTGTCGGTGTCGGATGCGGAGCTGACGGTCGAGGTGACCGGCGCGGTGGCGACGGTGACGATCCGGAACCCGGCCCGGCGCAACGCGATGACCCCGGACATGTGGCGGCGGCTGCCGGTGCTGCTCGACGCCCTGGAGGCCGACCCGGCGGTGCGCGCCCTGGTGCTCACCGGCGCGGACGGCACCTTCTGCGCCGGTGCCGACCTGGGCGACCTGGACGAGCTGCTGGACGCCGGCGACCACAGCATCGCGGTCGTCGCCGAGGAGCGGCTGGCCGCCTTCGCCAAGCCGACGGTCGCCGCCGTGCAGGGGCCCTGCGTCGGCGGTGGCTGCCAGCTCGCCGTGGCCTGCGACCTGCGCCTCGCCGCCCCGGACGCCCGGTTCGGCGTGCCGCCGGCCCGGCTCGGGCTGGTCTACCCGGCCCCGACCACCCGCCGGCTGACCCGGCTGGTCGGCCCGGCGACGGCGAAGTTCCTGCTCTTCACCGCCGAGCTGATCGACGCCGAGCGGGCGCTGCGGGTCGGCCTGGTGGACGAGGTGGTCGACGACCTCGCCGGCCGGGTGGCCGCGATCACCACCGCCATCGCACAGCGCTCGCAGCTCAGCGTCGCCGCCGCCAAGGAGATCGTCGACGACCGGGCCGGGCCGGCCCGGATCGCCTGGTGGCACCGGAAGGTGCGGGACAGCGGCGAGGCCCGCGAGGGGATCGCCGCCCACCGCGAGCGCCGGGCGCCGAACTTCGCCTGGTCGCCGTCCGACCGCCCCTGA
- a CDS encoding DUF6228 family protein yields the protein MHLPCVPRRLYCPCVPHLRPPADELEVTIRCQADPGLSVRLHSRHFPDEYGVGFSVEARADGLRAELPGVAVWVWDDAWLPDFIAQLAADHQGWTEERRWQTNHLAVRAVFHSRGHVALTWHLRPWVSRSDTWRASITTWLDAGQQMSRLAADLREFLPKP from the coding sequence ATGCACCTGCCATGCGTACCCCGGAGGCTCTACTGTCCCTGCGTGCCGCATCTTCGCCCGCCTGCCGACGAGCTCGAGGTGACGATCCGATGCCAGGCGGATCCGGGCCTGTCCGTCCGCCTGCACAGTCGCCACTTCCCGGACGAGTACGGCGTCGGCTTCTCGGTCGAGGCCCGGGCTGACGGTCTGCGTGCCGAGCTTCCCGGGGTGGCGGTCTGGGTCTGGGACGACGCCTGGCTTCCTGATTTCATCGCTCAGCTGGCCGCTGACCATCAGGGCTGGACCGAGGAACGCCGTTGGCAGACGAACCACCTGGCTGTCCGTGCCGTCTTCCATTCCCGAGGCCACGTCGCACTGACCTGGCACCTCCGACCCTGGGTGTCGCGGTCGGACACGTGGCGGGCGTCGATCACCACGTGGCTCGACGCCGGCCAGCAGATGAGCCGCCTGGCCGCGGACCTCCGCGAGTTTCTGCCCAAGCCGTGA
- a CDS encoding AhpC/TSA family protein: MSADRGPHPLDQHAHPVLPTSVRYSGGVDAERLVHLQLRRFAGCPVCNLHLRSIVRQHAEIEAAGVREVVVFHSPADELRQHTEDLPFAVIADPDKRLYREFGVEPSVRALLSPRAWLPILRAVLRSSWAVLRGGEHVYDQWSVDELLRLVTSPSTLQT, from the coding sequence ATGTCCGCCGATCGCGGTCCGCATCCGCTGGACCAGCACGCCCACCCGGTCCTGCCAACTTCCGTCCGGTACAGCGGCGGTGTCGACGCCGAACGCCTCGTCCACCTCCAGCTCCGCCGGTTCGCCGGTTGCCCGGTCTGCAACCTGCACCTGCGCTCGATCGTCCGCCAGCACGCCGAGATCGAGGCGGCCGGGGTACGCGAGGTGGTGGTCTTCCACTCGCCCGCCGACGAACTGCGGCAGCACACCGAGGACCTGCCCTTCGCCGTCATCGCCGACCCCGACAAGCGGCTCTACCGCGAGTTCGGCGTCGAGCCGTCCGTGCGCGCACTACTCAGCCCGCGCGCCTGGCTGCCGATCCTGCGTGCGGTGCTGCGCAGTTCGTGGGCCGTCCTGCGGGGCGGGGAGCACGTCTACGACCAGTGGTCGGTCGACGAGCTGCTGAGGCTCGTCACGTCGCCTTCGACGCTACAGACCTGA
- a CDS encoding TetR/AcrR family transcriptional regulator C-terminal domain-containing protein gives MRTAIGGHPAVVPLLPVHRHRSPTVLRWTETVLGVLAEAGFAGTRRVVALRALLAYAVGAIQLEHLGPLSGSGTDAMSGLSPAEFPHLSATATDARQVGPDAEFDGGLDLLLRGLAVSSD, from the coding sequence ATGCGGACCGCGATCGGCGGACATCCCGCCGTGGTGCCGCTGCTCCCCGTGCACCGGCACCGGTCGCCGACCGTGCTGCGCTGGACGGAGACGGTGCTCGGCGTCCTCGCCGAGGCGGGCTTCGCCGGCACCCGCCGGGTGGTCGCGCTGCGCGCCCTGCTCGCGTACGCCGTCGGCGCGATCCAGCTCGAACACCTGGGCCCGCTCTCGGGCAGCGGCACCGACGCGATGTCGGGCCTGTCCCCGGCGGAGTTTCCGCACCTGTCGGCCACCGCCACCGACGCCCGCCAGGTGGGACCGGATGCGGAGTTCGACGGCGGACTCGACCTGCTGCTGC